The genomic interval AATGCACAGATGGTAGAGAACAAAAACGATTCTACCAAGTGGCATGTTCTCTATCATGCATGATAAGAGCTGAAGAGGATCTGGTCAGTATCTACATGTAGGCAGTGTCTCCTTCCTAGGCAAAATGAGGTGcgcaatcaacacacacacacagattgacgCCTGATGTTAATGACCCGATGATATAATAGCAAAGTGAACAAATCAGCAGCCCATGACAAGCAGGTTTCCAGTTCAGGCTTCGCTTTATTCCTTCTGCATtgattttttcaaaataaaagctttcAGCTATGTATTTAATGTGTCGCACCTTGGCTTTCAGTATCAAAATACTTTTTCTGAACTCTTCCATTTTCCATGTCACGGGAATAGAAGAAAGCCCCATCCCCCAAAAAAACTATACGGAGAGCTACTATATTTCTATGCTACAAAGATATCTACAAGAAAGACATGTCCAACATCCAGGTCAACAAGTGGGACAGTAGCACAGATTACCGCTCCACTTGGCACCTCGCTGTTAGGCAGGGAGTACAGAAAGCCAAAAGGAGACCAGAAGCAAAAACCTTGTTGCGAAGAGTGCGAGGAGGAAGGGAAAATAACATCAGCCTCAGCAggcatgatcatcatcatcattcatccGCAGcagatgagacagagactgtCAGATTATACGGCGAGTGACAACGGTGCAGACAGAACAGATCATCAAACTGGAAGCCGCACAATCATCTCTTGATGCCGACCTTTAATGTGATTCCAACTTTTCAGAAAATTTTCAGCTGTGTGAAATTCGCCAACCAGGACAAATATATCATTCCTCCGGCTGGTTTGTTTTGAACTTTTACTCCTCCTCATATTTTTTCCTGCTGCATATTTGTGAATTACAGCAGCCAGTAGCAGCAGCTGAACAGAAGTACTAGGGTTCATCTGTCAGTATTATATACACACGCTGGACACATTCTGGTGTTTATACACTGGTTGTTTACTGTAAACTGAAACAGACATGGAAAAACTTGAATAAACATTTTTGTGATTGAAGCCTCTTACTGAGATTACTGTGCCGACTATATACAACTTCCTAAACGACATAAACACAccgagaaagaaagaaaaaataaaaaagagggcATCCTGTGCTGCCTCGATGTGTTTTCTCAGGGACCTTAGAGAGATGTATTCCCAGCCACCGCCTCCGCTATTACACACAGGAATCGGAGGGTTCCCAAATACACGCAGACACGAGTTGAAAAAGCTTACCATCCATCATAATGCATTCCTATTTCATCAGCGgtcaaacactaacacacaatttaACTTATTATTCATTGGGAGTCTATTACTTGACTCTCAATAGCAaacaaatctaaatctaatccTCATATGTAACTGATCTTGATTGAAGCTGAACTCTAGGCgttcctctgtgtctgtttattaGTTACTGCTTATATGTTTCTATAGCCCATACCGTACAAAGCAACTGTACGTAGGAGTGACGGGCTAGTCTCGTGCCAGTACACAGCATGTGTAGTTAGGGACCAGTAATTACAGCGATAGTTCATAGCCAAGGTCAGAaaaacaggcagaaagacagttaagaaagacaaaaataagCTACAACTAGAACCAGAAATCACAGGAACATAACAAAGGCTAGGAAATGGTGTCACCAAGAAACAGACGgaactcagaaaaaaaaaagtgctaagaattgcacacagacatgcaatACTGTAATACTGCACAGAGAAAGCAAGCAGGGGATAACAACTAACAAAGGATCACGAAGTAAAGAATGAATTGAAGGCACAGAACACCATGAAGCTGTCTGCGTGACATTAGGACGGCAGGGTGGGTGTTATTTTACCTGCACCGTGGACACTATCACCTTTTGCATGCTTATAAATCAAACACAACAGCATCAGAGCTTCTGGTACAGAAAAGGAAACAACACCTTCTGACAACACCACTATAAAGAGTTGCAGAATTATAGGGCTACAAAAAAATGCATCGAATCAATTGTAGGttgaaaaaaaacaggaagctaTGACCAAATaaggaaatggaaataaaaaaagacaggtaATTGACTTCACGTCTCCTGATCTTAAGcacattaaaatgtattttgatCTATAGTGTAATCGACTGGCATCTATCAATCACTAGTTAGACAGTGTATTGCAAAATACATCACCCACGATTATTATCGCAAACAATACAATTATATACTGGCATATGCCTAGTCATCTATAATTCCTATAGctataaataagtaataaatgtcTGCAGTGGATTGTgcaatgagaaataaaataaataatgcggTGGTGGCTCCAGTAAGCACTTCACATTCTCCTCATATCAACGCCTTGTCCCCGCCCTCAGCAACACAAGAGCCTTTACAGCAGTGCACAGTGTGTATTCTctgagtaatgtgtgtaataaacactggtGAGAGTGGCACTCATCCTGAAAGAGAGGGTGCTCTAAATACATAGGCTATGATCAATATTTAATGAGCGAACAAGGTTGTGCAAACACAGCTTACTTACTAGCGTTACTGTGCTCAAGGAAGAGGTTCACATAAATCAAAGACATTTTGACTGTGGGCTCGATTTGGACCCGAACACCTACAGTAGCATATTCACTGCTATTTTACTGGAGCAATATTCTGCTTTATATTACATTGACACTGAGAAGTGACCATAAGGCAtaatatgtgcttgttgaataTCCCATTTTAGAGCGAATCCACTAGAGCTAGTACCTCTACTTTCTGGGAAGAttttttccactagatgttggtgttcattcagccacaaggtCAGTTACTGATGTTGTGTGAGAAGGTCTGGGAGGTCAGtgctccagttcatcctaaaggtgttcagtggggttgaggacAAGGCTCTTTACATGTATTCAAATATTGTCACTgtcactctgtatcactgtggcAGCAGTTAAGAACAACATATGAGTGTGATACtgaggtgtccacaaacttttggtcatataatgTAACCCTTAACGTGCTATCTGCGATAGCAGgtaaaaatacatttcttaGTCAGAGTGACAGCTGTTTTATGTTCACTCTTATCCAGGAAACAGCTGGCTCCTTCATATTAATCAAATATCTGCTCTCCTGCTACCCTTTTTTTAGCAAATGACTCAAACGTTACACAAAACCTCTCCCTACCTCGGAAGCCTACTTGAATGAAAGTGGGAAAAATATTCGAAGGGTTGTATTTGTTGAATATTACAATGCCCTACATAACTGATTTTTAGCACATGCCTAATATAGTATATAAATGACAGAATGATTCCATATTTTACTAGTATTCAATATTTATAGCCTGACAGTGTAATAATACTTATCAGTAGGCTGCCTTAGAAAGACTTTATATTGGGAATGTAAACACTGCCCAAAAAATGCTGCCCATTTCCTCCCAGTGAGGACGTTCTGAAGTGTCCATGCCTAAGAAACAGAGGTGCGTGACGAATTTCAAAGGAGGTTGCAGCCATAATGCAAAGccctgtccacacacactcacgatTGCATCAGTTCCTCTAATGATTCATAGACAGATTGATTATTCTGGTTGCGGGAAAACAAGACATGGTATTGTCCTACAAGTCATGCTTGGCTTAAGTGCACACTTGGCTGTAGTGCTAGCAGCTTTATTTACACATAAATCCTCGGCTATTCAGGAGACAGCTACAAAGACAGTACTGGATGTAATCGACAAGCCCAAATACAAAAAGCTGTACATACGACCACTggatttcataaaaaaaaatcacacaacatATATACGTGTTACGTGTATTAACATAAACCGTGTTAAAACAACCACGACACATTGTTATCCGTATACTGACTATTTATCTCTAGCTTACACGCAACTGTACCCAAATATCTGTTAACTATAGGGACTAAAAAGTGTGTGTAGGCATGCTGACCCTGACAATTGATTTTGGCTAATACCACAGCACTCCTTGATTTGGACTggacagaaggtgttgattcatttccgaTAACAGCAGTTTTCCCGGCTGTAATCGAATCacgggtttatattaatgcgcttgtTCTGACACACTCTCATTTCTATCATTAAAAACTTGTTCGAAGGGATTTGTATGGCAGACCGCCCCACATTATCTTAgagtaaaaatgaataaaaataaagaaataataaaaaaaataaattatcatTGATATGAATGTAGTGACACCATTGGTAAAGAATGTCCTTTGAATGGAATGAGTCttactctgtctgtgttttctaATGGTCAGTAAGTTTTCCAGAGTACTCAGTAAGTCACTTTTTTGACATATTAACtttaaatgaaaggaaaaagcAAGATGTATAAGGAACTTACAGTTTATTACGCCTACTATTACGAACATGAAAACAGGAACCAACTTGTCTCATGGATGTTTCATAACATTAAGTCATAAGCGTCACAAGTCATAGCAAATACAGTAATAGAGTGCTTCCATTATTGCCTTTTACTGGCTATACATGTGGAGTACCGAGCTCTGAGAGAACCTGCTAACACTAGCGTTAACTGTTGCATCTTCATCTACAGGCTAACTGACTGGATTACCTTTTCCAATGATCACGCCCAAAACTGGCTTGAATTAGAACCGTTAGAAAACAGTTGTCCTAATGTTCCCCATGGCATAACACATGCTACCAAATATTTTCACATCTCCAGGCAGCCTGGTAATAGCACAGTTATAACTTATCAGCTCACAATTCAGGGTTTATTCAGCTTTATGtttatgaacaataaaacacatattCCACTCAACCTGAATAACAGGAAAGCTGGGTTTTTGGTCTTTTTGTAAAAGCAGTGGCGATACCAGAGACAGCAGGGGTTgttaatagagagagagagagagagagagagagagagagagaggaaaaacacGCTGGGGTAAAAGATAAGCAAGGAATGCACAGGTCAAAGCACAGATGAGaaaatacacattaatacaaatGTGGAATGCACACATGTGGTGGAGTCAAGCACCAAcagctctttttgtttttttctgcttggTTATGACGAAGTTTGGAGATGATATTTCTCAGATACGGTCGGTCTTAATGCAAAAGTCCAGCAAACATCATTTTAATTTCCTGTAGCTGGACAAAGAGACACCTGCTGCCCGGCAGTCTGAATCAGAATTATAAATAGGAAGTCATTCAAGTTACAATATAATTCCCCGCTGATTGGTATACACAATTTTAATAAAGACACACTCTACTGTTTATGTAGAAACAGAGGTCATGTAGAACCCGGGTCTTTTGAGAGGACTGTGTAATGATTCAGGCATGCAGTTTACACAATTCTAACTTGGAAACTTTCCGTAGTTAGCCATATTAATAATAAGACGCTGCTGtcctgaatgaaaaaaagaaaacttcagACACCATGTCAACATGTCTTGGCTAATCAGACATTGTGAAGCATATCTAAGATATAAGCAACACTCTGTACAGTTAGTAGACTAAACTCTAAGCTCAAACTGTGTGTTCTTACTGGCAGGAAGTGGTACAGATAATAATGAGCAAGAACACAAGAAGCAACAACatgtttggggggaaaaaattcgGTTACAAATCATGTAGTTGTATTTCAGTTGTGTCCAGAGGTTTCTCAAAGGATCGACCGactatttgtttttaataagcACTAGTCACCGGTGGTGTCAAAGTTTTAAACCCGACATTACAGATGAGGCTGAAAGGCTGATTAGCTATTGTTAAATAATATAAGAAACTCCGAGATTTACTGCACATTTCATCATGTATAAACAACCCTGGTTGCCAGAATATGAATCCTAGAAGCAACATGTTTCTTTGAAGATTCTTAAGTGAAGGTTTTAGGTTTCTGGAGCAGGTCACATATTTCTACATCGCCCATCAAAACATCAGAAAGAAGCAGTGCAACATCTGGTTTTACTCAATCTCATATGGAAAAATGGAACGCTCATTTCTAAGCATGCTGTTAGCTTTTAACGTGATAAGGAAATCAGAACCATGATGAAGAAATCAGAAGCATGTTATCATAGGAATGCTCAGCTGTCTGATTAGAGATAATTGTGCCACCTTATTTCCATTTCTATTTGCTACTAGATTTTTATAAACACcatttaaaaatctaaaaatcacTGTATTTGCCAGTTCATCAGGTACAACTAAcatatattatactaatatatactatattgccaaaggttttgggacacccctccaaatcattcaattcaggtgttgttttcgaTGGgatgggcttggcctcttatttccagtgaaaggaactcttaatgcttcagcataccaagacattttggacaatttcatgctcccaactttgtgggaacagtttggagttggctccttcctgttccaacatgactgcgcaccaatgcaaaaatcaaggtccataagtttggtgtggagaaacctgatatcaacctgatagaacccctttgggatgaattagagactgCGAGCCGGGACAAAACAGAGAtgtctgcctttatatgcatataaatttaatatagaaccgtttgcagctataacagcttcagctcttctgggaaggctttccacaaggtttaggagtgtgtttatgggaatgtttgaccattccagaagtgcgtttgtgaggtcaggcactgacgttggacgagaaggcctggctcgcaatctccgctctaattcatcccaaaggtgttctatcaggttgaggtctggACTCAGGTCAGGtgaggttcctccacaccaaactcgctccaaactggtgtacagtcatgttggagcaggaaggagccatccccaaactgttctcacaaagttgggagcatgaaattgtgcaaaatgtcttgttatactgaagcatttagagttcctttcactggaactaagggcctgAGCCAAACCCCTGCAAAACAACACCTGGAATCAATGACTTAGagagggtgtcccaaaacttttgccaatttAGTGTACATCTAAGAGGTGTGCATACACAATTATTGACTGTAAACCATCTGTTTCCATGCTCAGTTTGTACACTttcatacatttatattatcAGTCAAGTGTACAGTTATAGACTGTAGCTCATGTTTTTCCATGCAGTGTGTTAACCATCTACCAACGCTTCATCTATGGAAGTTTCAGACCAGCTGTAAGCTGGATGTTGTCGGGTTGGTGGACTATTTCTCAACCCAACGGTGGTACTGAGGTGTTTAAAAAGCCCTACAATGCTGAAACATCTGCCTGACTGAAACATCTGTACAGTTCAGTGGTGGTATTACGTGGTGGTCTGTTAGTGCTGATGGATTGAGTAGAGGATCAGACAAATCCATAGAAAAGCTGTTTGCACATATTGATATATTTACCTgctatatacatatactgacagtgtttatataacaaaaaatacattgTTTACTCATGTTCAAATAACAATGTAAGAGATAACGCACAGCTATGAGTATCAAGTCAATATTTTAACAATTATTTCGGATATTTTTCGGATGagattatttaacattaatgttacacTTGTTACTTCAGACTTTGGATTTTGTAAAGTTATTTCTCTCCTGAGAAGACGAAGAAAACCTCACTGAAAACCTGTTGAGGAGGTCTTTACCAAAAAACATGTATTATAAAACGCAAACATTTGAATGAACGAATTCgtcttttatattatattctgtttaattattttatatgtgCTTTTATATATTCGTGTGAGCAATATTCACTCATGTGAACAAGAAAATGTTGTCGAAAATCAtcttaaaacagctgtatgccAAACTAGCTAGCATTGCTGCTAACGACCCGAGAAGAGCACGAGCTGTGAAACCCGAGCAGACCAACATACCGTTACCTTAGAAACGTACTTACAGGAATTGCTATACCGAACATGCTAACGTTGCTAACAATGAAtgggaaagaaggagaaagtAATAGCCACCAGTTAGCATGATGTAATTTATCTGGTGGTGTTTGCTGCCTAGGCTGCAGACCGTTTGACTGAACCGTTCCTATAATTCAGCTCTGTGTCTGAAAAAAGCAAGGCATTTCTTATTACAGCAGCTTTTAAAATAAGGATGATATAGTACATCTTTCAGGCCGTCGCGTTTCTGCGACAAGAAACACtgctttaaagaaaacaaaaaaacaaaatatagtTTATCCTTGAAAAGAATTTCAAGTTAAAATGAACGGAAAGATGAAATATGCGAAAATAAAAGCTCGCAACCGAAGTAATGTTATAAAgcgactaaaaaaaaaacaaaaaaacaaaaagcgcAAACAGGAACTGTGAGGTTTCTCTTGTTTTTACCTGACTGGCTTTATGAAACTGCTTCTTCAAACCCGCCACCGACATCCTCAAAGAAAATGAAGCAAAAGTCGTGACAGAGGTAGAATAAAGTCAAAACGACGAGGAAACAACAAGAAATAATCCTTCAGGGATCGTGAGAAAAATCCGAGTCGGAGCCCCAATGTTGTACTTGGGTACTGAGTAGTATGCATTGAAGATGGAGCTGCACttgggggtggagagagagagagagagagagagagagagagagagagagacgacgACCACCGAAACAAGACGCATGACGGAAAGTATCAAGACATGCTTTACGAAAAGCACAAAACCTCTGAAAGACTACATCGAAACAAATGAGATGCTCAAATGTCAAAATTCCAATTCCAGTGACTACATCAAAACTATTCAGACTGGTTTTCTAACTTAAACATACACAGAAGAACAGAAGAATATAGTCCCAATCCTTATAATCTCTATAAATGATGTCATGTCAGTTTCCTAGTCAGACaagaacaggaaataaaataaaaaatacatgtaaCCTCTCCTCCTTCTGACCTGAACTGCATccaatgatttgtaggggtgtcccaaaacttttggcagtatagtgtaattcTTCTATGGTCTGATGCCTTTTTAGtatttcacacaaacacatgtgacTATggcccttttttctttctttttttgatcGATTCTGCTGCTGATTTATTGACTTCAGGCTGCTTGGCTCAGTCTGTTGAAATGCTTTGCTGGGTCTGCAGTCTCCCTGTTGAAGAACCTGGGCTCAATTCTGAGTTATTATTATACCTCCTTATGTGTTGAGTAGAGAagtgtgtggtctgtgtctgGTCTCAAGTGTGTCACGATTCAGGGTGCTTCTCATTTCTTATGTGTTGTGATTTCCTTTATTTGCTTCCTTTTCTTGATTTTTTAGCTCCCTGTGGTGTTTAGGTCAAATGTGAGTTGTCGTGAAATCTcagtaaaaaaatagaaaagtagTCACATTCAGAGTGGTCTTGGCAAATCTCAGTGCAATCACTATGAAAGCATACATTTTTCACTGAGAATACTTTGacctaatttacatttaaaaacaaatgtatttttgAAACCAAAacttatgtttttattttggacTTTGAATTtagaatgtttttaaaataaagtaaaaggaGTACATTGTGTTAGACAGCAACAATCCTGGTTGCTTAAAGAGCAGAGATTATAGCagcacactggacacagagctGCACGTCCTTACAGACTCCCTTAGAAAATAACattgatttaataaaaaaaatactgctgCATGTGATCTCCCATGTAAAATTAGCCAGTCATGGCCTAGCCTGTAGAGGTCAGTATTAACTTGCCATCATGGTGGATAGCATGCCTAGTAATGACATGGACTGGCCGCCTAATATAAACTTGTTTTTTGAGGCTTGCATTATTCTTTGACATGCGTCCAGAAATTCAACAGAAACTATTCAAAGATTCTAACCATATAAAATAGTTCACCAGCCCCAACCTCAAACTCTAAACTGAGCCTGAAGCACACTAACATGGTAAGACACCAGCGATCAAAGCCTAGCAACCCAACCATCAACTTAATCCAAATATATAAAGGCCATATATTTAATTTCTAAcctgaaatttatttaaattactaTGATTACATGCAATCCAACAGCCTCAACCTAACTAACTCTGGCAGTAATTTCACCAATGTGGAAAAACATAGATATTTAAAGTCTAGCAGGCCCACTTTTAACTCTAGTCTAAATACCTAAAGGCCATTAGATCTAACTCAACCTCTAGCCAGAGCTCTAATTAACCCCCAGCATAAACCTCACAGCTGTGCCACAAATCTCTTGCTCATCTGAACAATAATAAGCAGGACAGGGACGTGAGCAGGAAAAGGCCCAGTCAAGCGTGACCTGCTTAGTTTAGTGGCCTCATTTTGCCACACTGAATTTTTGTAAGAAATTTGGGCAAGGATATGTTTACATAATCATCAACTGATTAACgaactaaactaaactgatTAAACTAAAATCTGGACTAAAGAGTAACTGCAACAACCTTCATAATTTTTTAAGGAGTCAAACCAAGAAATTCTAGACTGAGTATCAAAaagattaaaacatttaatgttACTCTAAACAGACAAACTTAAGGGTCAATCAAGAAAACGACAAGCTGGGGCAGTTATTGGCCTTATTACACTTATCAACCTTCACCAACACCTATTGCTAACTCTTCTATCTTAAATGCATGTAATAAacatctgtacaactgtactTAGCAGTTATTCTATTgtcatgatacactatattggcaaaagttttgggacacccctccaaatcatcaaattcaggtgttgtttttcatgggTTAGGCTCGGCCCCccagttccaatgaaaggaactcttaatgcttcagcataccaagacaatttcatgctcccaactttgtgggaacggtTTGGGGGTGAcaccttcctgttccaacatgactgcacaccaaagcaaggtccataaagatatgtttggtgtggaggaagttgacaggcctgcacagagttctgacctcaacctgatagaacacaactgggatgaattagagtggagaatgcaagccaggccttcttgtccgaatggtcaaaaattccccaaaacacactcctaaacattgtgaaaagccttcccagaagagttgaaggtgtTATTGCTGCAAAAGGCAGACAAACTCCATATTACGTTCATGCGCATGTAAAGatagatgtcccaaaacttttggcaatatactgtagaTCATACTATTAATACAGGAAATgatgtgttttaattatttattaatgctaACAGAAAGTGCTGTTTAAAACCATGATGAATGAGTATGAAGccatttaacaaacaaacaaaaaacaaatctgtagtgtttcaattgtgggtataaatatatacaagtTTTGACATCATTACTTTACAATTCTACACAGCTCAGACACAGTAATTCATAGCAATGTATACAATATATTAACTCTAACAAAAATCTAATAAGAAATGTGTGCAAAACAAATGCAAcctattacattttataaaaatgcagagctatattttttaaaaaaaatctttaacaaTGATACTTTCATTGTGAACATTTTTGTTCACAGGCTCAAAGAAACACAGTTAAAGAGAACACTACAACCTTGTCACAAGGTACTTGCTAAGTACTGATTTGTTTATAAGATAAGCACTTTAAGATTAGCAATTCACAGTAATTGACACACCCTGCTAGGACAGAGCAGCACTAAACACACCTGACGTCTCGCTTTATTGCTACATTCAAATACGGTTGTGTGTTCACAGAAAAGCACCCATTGTTTGAGTAGTCAGCGCTTCTGAAGATGACATTTTCTGATCGCTCAGGTATGCTGATGTCATGCCGACTGCTGTGATGATTTGAGGTCAGTGCTGTATTGTGGTTGGTGATCTGACCTGAGCTCATTTCTGTATTGTGGTTGGTGATCTGACCTGAAGTCAGTGCTGTTGGGTATTTCTTGATCTGAGTTGAGGTCAATGCTGTATTGTGGTTGCTGATCTGACCGGAGCTCAGTGCTGTATTGTGGTTGCTGATCTGACCGGAGCTCAGTGCTGTATGGTGGTTGGTGATCTGACCTGAAGTCAGTGCTGTTGGGTATTTCTTGATCTGAGTTGAGGTCAATGCTGTATTGTGGTTGCTGATCTGACCGGAGCTCAGTGCTGTATTGTGGTTGCTGATCTGACCGGAGCTCAGTGCTGTATTGTGGTTGCTGATCAGACCCGAGCTCAGTGCTATTTGGTAAATGGTCAGTGATCTCAGCAGGTGGTTTTCCCTCTCCAGCTCTATGTTTCTCTCAGTCAGATTTCGAATTTTCTCTCTCAGAGGTTCCACTTCCTCTCGCACTGCACTCAGCATGTGAGTCTTCACCAGGTCCTAAAATCaaatgcataaaaaataaataaaattaattagaaTAATAAAAGCACATTGTAATGGTAACATCAAttacaaaattcatttttaaatgcaaataatgtGT from Hemibagrus wyckioides isolate EC202008001 linkage group LG10, SWU_Hwy_1.0, whole genome shotgun sequence carries:
- the LOC131360189 gene encoding protein bunched, class 1/class 3/D/E isoforms-like — encoded protein: MNSSPAHSPTDCGSVPNYRRSRSCSTSIDIDSRIAQAMDLVKTHMLSAVREEVEPLREKIRNLTERNIELERENHLLRSLTIYQIALSSGLISNHNTALSSGQISNHNTALSSGQISNHNTALTSTQIKKYPTALTSGQITNHHTALSSGQISNHNTALSSGQISNHNTALTSTQIKKYPTALTSGQITNHNTEMSSGQITNHNTALTSNHHSSRHDISIPERSENVIFRSADYSNNGCFSVNTQPYLNVAIKRDVRCV